The following proteins are co-located in the Phreatobacter oligotrophus genome:
- a CDS encoding CinA family protein, giving the protein MLDLTILLVEDLQSRGWTLATAESCTAGRIAQTFADAKGSGEVYVGGVIAYRKDRKAMVLGVPEDLLRQPEGAVSEAVAVGMAEGVRHLMGSTLAIASTGVAGPSPDEDGNPVGRVYLAIAGHGLEADCRRFDFGEMDADAILARTVDAALLMLAGLLGRDAG; this is encoded by the coding sequence ATGCTCGATCTCACCATCCTGCTGGTGGAGGATCTCCAGTCCCGTGGCTGGACCCTGGCCACGGCCGAATCCTGCACCGCCGGCCGCATCGCCCAGACCTTCGCCGACGCCAAGGGCAGCGGCGAGGTCTATGTGGGTGGGGTCATTGCCTATCGGAAAGACCGCAAGGCCATGGTGCTCGGCGTGCCCGAAGACCTTCTGCGACAGCCCGAGGGCGCGGTGTCCGAAGCGGTGGCCGTGGGGATGGCGGAGGGTGTGCGGCACCTCATGGGGTCGACCCTCGCGATCGCCTCAACGGGGGTGGCAGGCCCCTCGCCTGACGAGGACGGCAACCCCGTCGGCCGGGTCTACCTTGCCATCGCCGGCCATGGTCTCGAGGCCGACTGCCGCCGCTTCGACTTCGGCGAGATGGACGCGGACGCGATCCTTGCCCGCACCGTCGATGCCGCCCTGCTGATGCTGGCCGGGCTGCTCGGGCGAGACGCGGGCTGA
- a CDS encoding ferritin-like domain-containing protein: MGWFSKDIQTMDDLFVHQLQDIYYAEQQILKALPDMIDKATDPGLKTAFQNHLRETETHVTRLEKVFRMHGAEVKGQDCPAIDGILEEANEVAGEVEDKRVLDAALIAAAQAVEHYEMTRYGTLAAWAKQLGRTDCAAVLEQTLAEEKAADEKLTGIAEGNVNRKAA; encoded by the coding sequence ATGGGTTGGTTCTCGAAGGACATTCAGACCATGGACGATCTGTTCGTCCATCAGCTCCAGGACATCTATTACGCCGAGCAGCAGATCCTGAAGGCGCTGCCCGACATGATCGACAAGGCCACCGATCCCGGCCTCAAGACCGCTTTCCAGAACCATCTGCGCGAGACGGAGACCCACGTCACGCGGCTGGAGAAGGTGTTCCGGATGCACGGGGCCGAGGTCAAGGGGCAGGATTGCCCGGCCATCGACGGCATCCTCGAGGAGGCCAACGAAGTGGCCGGCGAGGTGGAGGACAAGCGCGTCCTCGACGCCGCCCTGATCGCCGCCGCGCAGGCCGTCGAGCATTACGAGATGACGCGCTACGGCACGCTGGCCGCCTGGGCGAAGCAGCTCGGCCGCACGGACTGCGCCGCCGTGCTCGAGCAGACGCTGGCCGAGGAAAAGGCTGCCGACGAGAAGCTTACCGGCATTGCCGAGGGCAACGTCAACCGCAAGGCGGCCTGA
- a CDS encoding MerR family transcriptional regulator, with amino-acid sequence MPRYRHPPRKTAVPAAAPQTASPEAASDPILISDLCSEYGVTARALRFYEENGLLRPRRKGNIRLYSQRDRDKVRLILLLRSAGFGVNDIVAHIAEGPGRDDPVRIALGPAQIKAKLDENRALLQTTEEAVTLLETWLSAVERGEPIP; translated from the coding sequence ATGCCCCGATACAGACATCCTCCTCGCAAGACCGCAGTCCCCGCGGCCGCACCGCAGACCGCTTCCCCCGAGGCCGCCAGCGATCCGATCCTTATCTCCGATCTGTGCAGCGAGTACGGCGTCACGGCCCGCGCGCTCAGGTTCTATGAGGAGAACGGCCTGCTCCGGCCACGCCGGAAGGGGAACATCCGCCTCTATTCGCAGCGTGATCGCGACAAGGTCCGCCTGATCCTTCTGCTGCGATCCGCGGGTTTCGGCGTCAACGACATCGTCGCCCACATCGCCGAAGGTCCGGGTCGTGACGATCCGGTGCGCATCGCCCTCGGCCCGGCGCAGATCAAGGCGAAGCTGGATGAGAACCGCGCCCTCCTGCAGACCACTGAGGAGGCGGTCACGCTGCTGGAGACCTGGCTCTCCGCGGTGGAGCGGGGCGAGCCGATTCCCTGA
- a CDS encoding efflux transporter outer membrane subunit, with product MTACVPVRFRLSGLLALLAGGLAGCVVGPDYQAPNLALPAHHAQAPQARPIRPGELADWWKRFGDPTLDSLIDQAIAANLDVATAKARIREARATLRQTAAGLAPEVNGTASSTHSRTSASATGFNISSNSYQSGFAVSWEIDLFGETRRGIEAADRGIEVAEENLRTTLLVLVGDVAQNYVEARGFLARADLARRSAELQRQTAALTRAKFDAGAASAVDVARATAIANSTAANVPTLETAFAASAHRIGVLLGREPAAVVGILRRGGIPSPRRNLPPGIPADVLLNRPDVRAAERSLAQATARIGRAEAALYPSVSLTGNLRTSGIRIGDLGNGSSLAWSYGPSVTIPVFNGGRLRAGVEIAEAQRDQSYATFHQAVLRALEDVENALVGLAQQRLRYQRLAVAARSNREAGRLARVLYQQGASSFLEVLDTERSLYDSEDSLLQSQVLIATRFIALGKALGGGPSQPIDTATPLVVDRETGPRLPR from the coding sequence ATGACCGCCTGCGTTCCCGTTCGTTTCCGGCTGTCCGGCCTCCTGGCGCTGCTCGCCGGCGGGCTGGCGGGCTGCGTGGTCGGGCCGGACTACCAGGCGCCCAACCTCGCCCTGCCGGCGCATCACGCCCAGGCCCCGCAGGCGCGGCCCATCCGGCCCGGCGAGCTCGCGGACTGGTGGAAGCGGTTCGGCGACCCGACCCTCGACAGCCTGATCGACCAGGCGATCGCCGCGAACCTCGACGTGGCGACGGCCAAGGCGCGCATCCGCGAGGCGCGGGCGACGCTGCGCCAGACGGCGGCGGGCCTTGCCCCCGAGGTCAACGGCACCGCCTCGTCCACCCACAGCCGCACCAGCGCCTCCGCCACCGGCTTCAACATCTCCTCCAACAGCTACCAGTCGGGCTTCGCGGTGAGCTGGGAGATCGACCTGTTCGGCGAGACGCGCCGGGGGATCGAGGCGGCCGATCGCGGCATCGAGGTGGCCGAGGAGAACCTGCGGACCACGCTGCTGGTGCTCGTGGGCGACGTGGCGCAGAACTATGTGGAGGCGCGCGGTTTCCTCGCGCGTGCGGACCTTGCCCGCCGCAGCGCCGAGCTCCAGCGGCAGACGGCGGCGCTGACGCGCGCGAAGTTCGACGCCGGCGCTGCCTCCGCCGTCGATGTCGCCCGCGCCACGGCGATCGCCAACAGCACCGCCGCCAATGTGCCTACGCTGGAGACGGCCTTCGCCGCCTCCGCCCACCGGATCGGCGTGCTGCTGGGGCGCGAGCCCGCGGCGGTGGTCGGCATCCTGCGGCGGGGCGGCATTCCCTCGCCGCGCCGTAACCTGCCGCCCGGCATTCCCGCCGATGTCCTGCTCAACCGTCCGGACGTGCGGGCGGCCGAGCGCAGCCTCGCCCAGGCGACCGCGCGCATCGGCCGGGCCGAGGCGGCGCTCTATCCGAGCGTCAGCCTCACCGGCAATCTGCGCACCAGCGGCATCCGCATCGGCGATCTCGGCAACGGCTCCTCGCTCGCCTGGTCCTATGGTCCCTCCGTCACCATTCCCGTGTTCAACGGCGGGCGCCTGCGGGCTGGCGTGGAGATCGCCGAGGCCCAGCGCGACCAGTCCTACGCCACCTTCCACCAGGCGGTGCTGCGGGCGCTGGAGGATGTCGAGAACGCCCTCGTCGGCCTCGCCCAGCAGCGGCTGCGGTACCAGCGGCTGGCGGTCGCGGCGCGCAGCAACCGCGAGGCCGGGCGTCTGGCCCGCGTGCTCTACCAGCAGGGCGCATCGAGCTTCCTCGAAGTGCTGGACACCGAGCGATCGCTCTACGATTCCGAGGACTCGCTGCTGCAGAGCCAGGTGCTGATCGCCACCCGCTTCATCGCGCTGGGCAAGGCGCTTGGTGGCGGCCCGAGCCAACCCATCGATACGGCGACCCCGCTGGTGGTCGATCGCGAAACCGGTCCGCGCCTGCCGCGCTGA
- a CDS encoding sulfite exporter TauE/SafE family protein: MPVSPVTLAAGMLMGFASSLHCAGMCGSIGSALMMTTQPTADQATRARMLLLTQVGRVLAYAIAGGILGAFGSALAGAFDQAAAYRMLQWASAVTLAWIGLSTAGLVPSLAAFDRLAAPVGTAVMTMTSRHPGLGVGAPLAVGIAWGFMPCAMVYGALFTAMLTGTGAGGATMMLGFGLGTIPAVMAGAMGVSALRDLGRKPQLALAVGLAITAFAVLSVVIGPEGGILCLPGR; the protein is encoded by the coding sequence ATGCCGGTTTCCCCCGTCACCCTTGCGGCCGGCATGCTCATGGGCTTCGCCTCCAGCCTGCATTGCGCGGGCATGTGCGGCTCCATCGGCTCGGCGCTGATGATGACGACCCAGCCGACCGCCGACCAGGCGACCCGGGCGCGGATGCTGCTGCTGACCCAGGTCGGTCGTGTCCTCGCCTATGCGATCGCCGGTGGCATTCTAGGCGCCTTCGGCTCGGCTCTCGCGGGCGCCTTCGACCAGGCAGCTGCCTACCGGATGCTGCAATGGGCGAGCGCGGTGACGCTTGCCTGGATCGGCCTCTCCACCGCCGGCCTCGTCCCCTCGCTGGCCGCCTTCGACCGGCTGGCGGCGCCCGTGGGCACCGCCGTGATGACCATGACGTCCCGCCATCCCGGTCTTGGCGTCGGTGCGCCGCTGGCGGTTGGCATCGCATGGGGCTTCATGCCCTGCGCCATGGTCTATGGCGCGCTCTTCACCGCCATGCTCACCGGCACGGGGGCGGGCGGCGCAACCATGATGCTCGGCTTCGGCCTTGGCACGATCCCCGCCGTCATGGCGGGGGCGATGGGCGTGAGCGCCCTGCGCGATCTCGGGCGGAAGCCGCAACTCGCCCTCGCGGTCGGTCTCGCCATCACGGCTTTCGCGGTCCTGTCGGTCGTGATCGGGCCGGAGGGCGGCATCCTCTGCCTGCCGGGCCGCTGA
- the hemN gene encoding oxygen-independent coproporphyrinogen III oxidase has product MTQNTAATAAPADQIPASLGNIALAERAVPRYTSYPTAPHFTPAVTADTYRGWLGTLSPCTSLSLYLHVPFCAAMCAYCGCHTKVTRKAEPIAAYRDRLLAEIDLIASLTPARRVKHLHWGGGTPTRLGEEGLTAVAARIASRFQLTADVEHAIELDPRQVTPALAEALRRAGVTRASLGVQDLNPHVQEAIGRVQPHAVVVAAVEALHAAGIDRISFDLMYGLPHQSAADLLHSITLAAAMAPSRISLFGYAHVPWFKSHQKLIDEAALPDAVARFHQAAAAREALIGLGYEAVGLDHFARADDSMAIAAREQTLKRNFQGYTTDDAEALIGFGASAIGRLPQGFVQNAPDLGGYQRAIDAGRPATVRGLALSVEDRVRGDAIERLMCDFAADLEAVARRHGVSGDFFDGDLARLDPLEREGLVSRSDRRVVVSEAGKPLVRVVASLFDAHLAKAGRHSAAV; this is encoded by the coding sequence ATGACGCAGAACACCGCCGCGACAGCCGCTCCGGCCGATCAGATCCCGGCTTCGCTCGGCAACATCGCCCTCGCCGAGCGCGCGGTGCCCCGTTACACGTCCTATCCGACGGCGCCGCATTTCACGCCGGCGGTGACCGCCGACACCTATCGCGGCTGGCTCGGGACGCTGTCGCCCTGCACCAGCCTGTCGCTCTATCTCCACGTGCCCTTCTGCGCCGCCATGTGCGCCTATTGCGGCTGCCACACCAAGGTGACGCGCAAGGCCGAGCCGATTGCCGCCTATCGCGACCGGCTCCTTGCCGAGATCGATCTCATCGCCTCGCTCACCCCGGCGCGCCGGGTGAAGCACCTGCACTGGGGCGGCGGCACGCCGACCAGGCTGGGCGAGGAGGGGCTCACCGCCGTCGCTGCCCGCATCGCGTCGCGGTTCCAACTCACCGCCGATGTCGAGCACGCTATCGAGCTCGACCCCCGCCAGGTGACGCCCGCCCTTGCCGAGGCCCTGCGCCGCGCCGGCGTGACCCGCGCCAGCCTCGGCGTTCAGGATCTCAACCCGCATGTGCAGGAGGCCATCGGCCGGGTTCAGCCCCACGCCGTCGTGGTGGCCGCCGTGGAGGCGCTCCACGCCGCCGGTATCGACCGGATCAGCTTCGACCTGATGTATGGCCTGCCGCACCAGAGCGCCGCCGACCTCCTTCATTCGATCACGCTCGCGGCCGCCATGGCGCCGAGCCGCATCTCGCTCTTCGGCTATGCCCATGTGCCCTGGTTCAAGAGCCACCAGAAGCTGATCGACGAGGCGGCCCTTCCCGATGCCGTCGCGCGCTTCCATCAGGCGGCGGCGGCGCGCGAGGCGCTGATCGGCCTCGGCTACGAGGCGGTGGGTCTCGACCACTTCGCGCGCGCCGACGATTCCATGGCCATCGCCGCCCGCGAGCAGACGCTGAAGCGGAATTTCCAGGGCTACACGACGGATGACGCCGAGGCGCTCATCGGCTTCGGCGCCTCAGCCATCGGCCGGCTGCCGCAGGGCTTCGTGCAGAACGCGCCCGACCTTGGCGGCTACCAGCGCGCCATCGATGCAGGTCGCCCGGCGACGGTGCGCGGACTTGCCCTCTCCGTCGAGGACCGGGTGCGGGGCGATGCCATCGAGCGGCTGATGTGCGACTTCGCCGCCGATCTCGAGGCGGTTGCCCGCCGTCATGGCGTGTCCGGTGACTTCTTCGACGGTGACCTCGCCCGGCTCGATCCGCTGGAGCGGGAGGGCCTCGTCTCCCGCTCGGATCGCCGCGTGGTGGTGAGCGAGGCCGGCAAGCCGCTGGTGCGCGTCGTCGCCTCGCTGTTCGACGCCCATCTCGCCAAGGCCGGCCGGCACTCCGCCGCGGTCTGA
- the ccoN gene encoding cytochrome-c oxidase, cbb3-type subunit I: MAQSQVQKTLSVPEIGASLAFAATALLCLFIASGSVDPAYSFHIYIFAAASVAAIFAIGNRYFARPAVIPQEIDGKPNYNMAPVQFAVAAAVFWGVAGFTVGLIIACQLAWPALNFDLPWINFGRLRPLHTSAVIFAFGGNVLLATSFYVVQKTCRARLAGEIAPWFVILGYNLFIVIAGTGYLLGITQGKEYAEPEWYADLFLTVVWVVYLLVFLATIWKRKEPHIFVANWFYLAFIVTIAVLHLGNNAAIPVSIFSPKSYIVWSGVQDAMFQWWYGHNAVGFFLTAGFLAIMYYFVPKRAERPIYSYRLSIVHFWALIFLYIWAGPHHLHYTALPDWAQTLGMTFSVMLWMPSWGGMINGLMTLSGAWDKLRTDPVLRMMVVSLAFYGMSTFEGPLMSIKAVNSLSHYTDWTIGHVHSGALGWVAYVSFGALYCLVPWLWNKKQLYSNRLVEWHFWVSTLGIVFYISAMWVAGIMQGLMWRAYTALGFLEYSFIETVDAMHPYYVIRALGGALFVIGSLIMAYNLIMTVRTGEAAEPEATPALVPAE; this comes from the coding sequence ATGGCCCAAAGCCAAGTTCAAAAGACACTATCGGTACCGGAGATCGGGGCATCCCTCGCCTTCGCCGCCACGGCGCTGCTGTGCCTGTTCATCGCCTCCGGCTCGGTGGACCCCGCCTATTCCTTCCACATCTACATCTTCGCGGCGGCCTCGGTGGCGGCGATCTTCGCCATCGGCAACCGCTACTTCGCCCGCCCGGCGGTGATCCCGCAGGAGATCGACGGCAAGCCCAACTACAACATGGCACCCGTCCAGTTCGCGGTGGCGGCGGCGGTGTTCTGGGGCGTTGCCGGCTTCACGGTGGGCCTCATTATCGCCTGCCAGCTCGCCTGGCCGGCACTCAACTTCGACCTGCCCTGGATCAATTTCGGCCGGCTGCGCCCGCTGCACACCTCGGCGGTCATCTTCGCCTTCGGCGGCAACGTGCTGCTCGCGACCTCGTTCTACGTGGTGCAGAAGACCTGCCGCGCCCGCCTCGCCGGTGAGATCGCGCCCTGGTTCGTCATCCTCGGCTACAACCTCTTCATCGTCATCGCCGGCACGGGCTACCTGCTCGGCATCACCCAGGGCAAGGAATACGCCGAGCCCGAGTGGTACGCCGACCTGTTCCTGACCGTCGTCTGGGTCGTCTACCTGCTGGTCTTCCTCGCCACCATCTGGAAGCGCAAGGAACCCCATATCTTCGTGGCGAACTGGTTCTACCTCGCCTTCATCGTCACCATCGCGGTCCTGCACCTCGGCAACAACGCGGCGATCCCGGTCTCGATCTTCTCGCCGAAGAGCTACATCGTCTGGTCCGGCGTCCAGGACGCCATGTTCCAGTGGTGGTACGGCCACAACGCCGTCGGCTTCTTCCTGACCGCCGGCTTCCTCGCCATCATGTACTACTTCGTGCCGAAGCGGGCGGAGCGGCCGATCTACTCCTACCGGCTGTCGATCGTGCACTTCTGGGCGCTGATCTTCCTCTACATCTGGGCCGGCCCGCACCACCTCCACTACACCGCCCTGCCCGACTGGGCGCAGACCCTCGGCATGACCTTCTCGGTGATGCTGTGGATGCCGTCCTGGGGCGGCATGATCAACGGCCTGATGACGCTCTCGGGCGCCTGGGACAAGCTGCGCACCGACCCCGTCCTGCGCATGATGGTGGTCTCGCTCGCCTTCTACGGCATGTCGACCTTCGAGGGTCCGCTCATGTCCATCAAGGCGGTGAACTCGCTGTCGCACTACACCGACTGGACCATCGGCCACGTCCATTCCGGCGCCCTCGGCTGGGTCGCCTACGTGTCCTTCGGCGCGCTCTACTGCCTCGTGCCGTGGCTGTGGAACAAGAAGCAGCTCTATTCGAACCGCCTGGTCGAATGGCACTTCTGGGTCTCGACCCTCGGCATCGTCTTCTACATCTCGGCCATGTGGGTCGCCGGCATCATGCAGGGCCTGATGTGGCGCGCCTACACCGCGCTCGGCTTCCTCGAATACTCGTTCATCGAGACGGTCGACGCCATGCACCCCTACTACGTGATCCGTGCTCTCGGTGGCGCCCTGTTCGTCATCGGCTCGCTGATCATGGCCTACAACCTGATCATGACGGTGCGGACGGGCGAGGCTGCAGAGCCTGAAGCCACCCCCGCCCTCGTGCCTGCCGAGTGA
- the ccoO gene encoding cytochrome-c oxidase, cbb3-type subunit II, with translation MSLWNKHAIFEKNSIILVLGIVVVVAIGGLVEIAPLFYLKSTIEKVDGVRPYTPLELAGRAIYVREGCYNCHSQMIRPLRDEVERYGHYSLAAESMFDKPFQWGSKRTGPDLARVGGKYSDAWHVAHLQNPRSIVPQSIMPGYAFLAQAEIRPEQVDGHLRTNSIGGVPYTPDQISNALADLRTQVNPDSPNVQALQARYPGATVRAFGGNAAAASSGTVTEMDALVAYLQVLGTMVNFRTYDARANIR, from the coding sequence ATGTCGCTCTGGAACAAGCACGCGATCTTCGAGAAGAACTCGATCATCCTCGTCCTCGGCATCGTCGTGGTCGTCGCCATCGGCGGCCTCGTCGAGATCGCCCCGCTCTTCTACCTCAAGAGCACCATCGAGAAGGTGGACGGCGTGCGCCCCTACACGCCGCTGGAGCTGGCGGGCCGCGCCATCTATGTCCGCGAGGGCTGCTACAACTGCCACAGCCAGATGATCCGCCCGCTGCGTGACGAGGTCGAGCGCTACGGCCACTATTCGCTGGCGGCCGAGAGCATGTTCGACAAGCCCTTCCAGTGGGGCTCCAAGCGCACCGGCCCGGACCTTGCCCGCGTCGGCGGCAAGTATTCCGACGCCTGGCACGTCGCCCACCTGCAGAACCCGCGCTCGATCGTCCCGCAGTCGATCATGCCGGGCTACGCCTTCCTCGCCCAGGCCGAGATCCGGCCCGAGCAGGTCGACGGCCACCTGCGCACCAACAGTATCGGCGGCGTTCCCTACACCCCCGACCAGATCAGCAATGCGCTGGCGGACCTGCGCACCCAGGTGAACCCCGACAGCCCCAATGTGCAGGCCCTCCAGGCCCGCTATCCCGGGGCCACCGTCAGGGCCTTCGGCGGCAATGCGGCGGCGGCCTCGTCCGGCACCGTGACCGAGATGGACGCTCTCGTCGCCTATCTCCAGGTGCTCGGCACCATGGTCAATTTCCGCACCTACGACGCCCGCGCCAACATCCGCTGA
- a CDS encoding cbb3-type cytochrome c oxidase subunit 3, whose amino-acid sequence MSTYTTLASFAQTVGLLYFVGMFLAIAAYAFWPRNKSRFDEAAQIPLREE is encoded by the coding sequence ATGAGCACCTACACGACGCTGGCCAGCTTCGCGCAGACGGTCGGCCTTCTCTACTTCGTCGGCATGTTCCTCGCGATCGCCGCCTATGCCTTCTGGCCCCGCAACAAGTCGCGTTTCGACGAGGCCGCCCAGATCCCGCTGAGGGAGGAGTGA
- the ccoP gene encoding cytochrome-c oxidase, cbb3-type subunit III — protein sequence MAVQPEIDHATGRTTTGHEWDGIKELNSPLPKWWLYIFYATIVWSVGYWIVYPSWPLVTNYTKGVLGYASRQDVTRELDALKALRAERAGALARTPLEDIAKDPTLLTFALAQGKAAFGDNCAPCHGLSATGSPSFPNLRDDTWLWGGGIADIHQTISFGIRNADDRSRQGQMPALGGPNGALKPDEVITVANFVRALSGQPTRQGYDPAKGKELFASNCAACHGDEGRGNRELGAPNLTSRNFLYGSDEKTIIETINLGRGGVMPGWAGRLDETTVKSLAVYVHALGGGQ from the coding sequence ATGGCCGTCCAACCCGAAATCGACCACGCCACGGGTCGCACCACCACCGGCCATGAATGGGACGGGATCAAGGAGCTGAACTCGCCGCTGCCGAAATGGTGGCTCTACATCTTCTACGCCACTATCGTCTGGTCGGTCGGCTACTGGATCGTCTATCCGTCCTGGCCGCTGGTGACGAACTACACCAAGGGCGTCTTGGGCTATGCCTCCCGGCAGGACGTGACGCGCGAGCTCGACGCGCTGAAGGCGCTCAGGGCCGAGCGCGCCGGCGCCCTTGCCCGTACTCCCCTCGAGGACATCGCCAAGGATCCGACGCTACTGACCTTCGCCCTCGCCCAGGGCAAGGCCGCCTTCGGTGACAATTGCGCGCCGTGCCATGGCCTCTCGGCCACCGGCTCGCCGAGCTTCCCGAACCTGCGCGACGACACCTGGCTCTGGGGCGGCGGCATTGCCGACATCCACCAGACCATCTCCTTCGGCATCCGCAACGCGGATGATCGCTCGCGCCAGGGCCAGATGCCCGCGCTCGGCGGCCCCAACGGCGCGCTGAAGCCGGATGAGGTGATCACGGTCGCGAACTTCGTCCGCGCCCTCTCCGGCCAGCCGACGCGCCAGGGCTACGATCCCGCCAAGGGCAAGGAACTCTTCGCCAGCAACTGCGCCGCCTGCCATGGCGACGAGGGCCGCGGCAACCGCGAACTCGGCGCGCCGAACCTGACGAGCCGCAACTTCCTCTATGGCTCGGACGAGAAGACCATCATCGAGACGATCAACCTCGGCCGCGGCGGTGTGATGCCCGGCTGGGCCGGCCGCCTCGACGAAACGACGGTGAAGTCCCTCGCCGTCTATGTCCACGCGCTGGGCGGCGGGCAGTAA